The following are encoded in a window of Gramella sp. MT6 genomic DNA:
- a CDS encoding DUF2795 domain-containing protein → MYWTLELASYLSDAPWPATKDELIDYAIRTGAPLEVVENLQAIEDEGDSYDSIEEIWPDYPTDEDYLWNEDEY, encoded by the coding sequence ATGTATTGGACTTTAGAATTAGCATCCTATTTGAGTGATGCCCCCTGGCCGGCAACAAAAGACGAGTTAATAGACTACGCAATCAGAACCGGAGCACCCCTTGAGGTTGTAGAAAATCTTCAGGCCATCGAGGATGAGGGCGATTCTTATGATTCTATTGAGGAGATCTGGCCGGATTATCCAACCGATGAAGATTACCTCTGGAACGAGGACGAATATTAA
- the secA gene encoding preprotein translocase subunit SecA, whose amino-acid sequence MSFLDSVLKAFVGDKSKKDVKEIQPIVNKIKALESEFEALSLDELRAKTSEFKARIAEATQEVKDRIISLNKEADETDDITRKEDIYAEVDALKDKSYEISENILNEILPEAFATVKETAKRFVHNTELKVKATAFDREISAEKEYVSLEDDYAIWSNSWDAAGKPVTWDMIHYDVQLIGGVAMHQGKIAEMQTGEGKTLVATLPMYLNALTGNGVHLVTVNDYLAKRDSAWMAPIFQFHGLSVDCIDYHRPNSAARRKAYNADITYGTNNEFGFDYLRDNMSHSPDDLVQRPHNYAIVDEVDSVLIDDARTPLIISGPVPKGDTHEFMELKPAIANIVEVQRKYLVKVLAEAKRLIKEGDTKEGGFQLLRVYRGLPKNKALIKFLSEEGVKQLLQKTENHYMQDNNREMPKVDAELYFTIEEKNNQIDLTDKGIEFLSGKDDPDFFVMPEIGMEIAKIEKEGLAPEEEAEKKEELFREYSVKSERIHTLRQLLKSYTLFEKDTEYVVIDNKVKIVDEQTGRIMEGRRYSDGLHQAIEAKENVKIEDATQTFATVTLQNYFRMYRKLSGMTGTAVTEAGEFWEIYELDVVEIPTNRPIARNDKEDLVYKTKREKYNAVIDHVTDLSNAGRPVLIGTTSVEISELLSRMLKLRNVPHNVLNAKLHKKEADIVAEAGKSGIVTIATNMAGRGTDIKLSKEVKEAGGLAIVGTERHDSRRVDRQLRGRAGRQGDPGSSQFYVSLEDNLMRLFGSERIAKLMDRMGLEEGEVIQHSMISKSIERAQKKVEENNFGVRKRLLEYDDVMNSQREVIYKRRYHALFGERLRVDLANMIFDISESIAEINKGAEDFKNFEFELIRNFSMSSPVTEEEFKKMNAQKLAGEVYKAAYKHYDEKMAHNAERAFPVIKQVHEDERNNFERISVPFTDGNKTLQVVTNLEKAYETEGKQLIKDFEKNITLAIIDDAWKTHLRKMDELKQSVQLAVHEQKDPLLIYKFEAFELFKAMLENVNRDVMSFLFKGEIPSTGAPNIHEARQTRQKEKIETKKEDIPNLDERAAQSRAAGNTQRQQPEVTETIVRDRPKIGRNDKVSIKNVMSGETKNMKFKQAIPLLDKGDWVLVDE is encoded by the coding sequence ATGAGTTTTTTAGATTCTGTATTAAAAGCTTTCGTAGGCGATAAGTCGAAGAAAGATGTAAAAGAAATACAACCCATAGTAAACAAAATTAAGGCTCTTGAGTCTGAATTTGAGGCTCTCAGCCTTGATGAACTAAGAGCTAAGACTTCTGAATTCAAAGCGAGGATCGCTGAGGCGACCCAGGAGGTTAAAGACAGGATCATCTCTCTAAATAAAGAAGCTGATGAAACCGACGATATCACTCGTAAGGAAGATATCTATGCTGAAGTAGATGCTTTGAAGGATAAATCTTATGAGATTTCTGAAAATATCCTGAACGAAATATTACCTGAGGCTTTTGCAACCGTAAAAGAAACTGCAAAACGTTTTGTTCATAACACAGAACTTAAAGTTAAAGCAACTGCTTTTGATCGCGAAATATCTGCAGAAAAAGAATATGTAAGCCTCGAGGACGATTACGCCATCTGGAGTAACTCCTGGGATGCTGCAGGAAAACCGGTAACCTGGGATATGATACATTATGATGTCCAGCTTATTGGTGGGGTGGCAATGCACCAGGGAAAGATCGCCGAGATGCAAACTGGTGAAGGTAAAACCCTTGTGGCAACTCTTCCAATGTACCTTAATGCGCTTACCGGAAACGGGGTTCACCTGGTAACGGTTAACGACTACCTGGCAAAGCGTGATAGCGCCTGGATGGCTCCCATCTTCCAGTTTCATGGTTTAAGTGTAGACTGTATAGATTACCACCGCCCAAATTCAGCGGCTCGTAGAAAGGCTTATAACGCCGACATTACCTACGGAACCAACAACGAATTCGGTTTCGATTACCTTAGGGATAACATGTCTCATTCGCCCGATGACCTTGTACAGAGACCGCATAATTACGCGATCGTAGATGAGGTGGATTCTGTATTGATCGATGATGCCCGTACTCCGCTGATCATTTCCGGACCGGTACCAAAAGGTGACACCCATGAATTCATGGAGCTGAAACCTGCCATTGCCAATATAGTTGAGGTTCAGCGTAAATATTTAGTAAAAGTACTGGCTGAAGCTAAAAGACTTATCAAGGAAGGTGATACTAAAGAAGGCGGATTCCAGTTATTGAGAGTTTACCGAGGATTGCCTAAGAATAAGGCTTTGATCAAATTCCTTAGTGAGGAAGGTGTTAAGCAGTTACTTCAGAAGACCGAAAATCACTACATGCAGGACAACAACCGCGAAATGCCGAAGGTTGATGCCGAATTGTATTTCACGATCGAAGAAAAAAACAATCAGATTGATCTTACAGATAAAGGGATCGAATTCCTTTCTGGTAAAGATGATCCAGACTTCTTCGTAATGCCTGAAATTGGGATGGAAATTGCCAAGATCGAAAAAGAAGGCCTTGCACCTGAAGAGGAAGCTGAAAAAAAAGAAGAACTTTTCAGAGAATATAGCGTAAAGAGTGAACGTATTCATACGCTAAGACAATTATTAAAGTCTTATACTCTTTTCGAGAAGGATACCGAATATGTGGTTATCGACAACAAAGTTAAGATCGTTGATGAGCAAACTGGTCGTATCATGGAAGGACGTCGTTATAGCGATGGTCTGCACCAGGCGATTGAAGCGAAAGAGAATGTAAAGATCGAAGATGCTACTCAAACTTTTGCCACGGTAACCCTTCAGAACTATTTCAGAATGTACCGTAAACTATCTGGTATGACCGGTACTGCAGTAACCGAGGCAGGTGAATTCTGGGAGATCTATGAATTGGATGTGGTGGAAATTCCTACCAACAGGCCAATCGCGAGAAATGATAAAGAAGATTTGGTTTACAAGACCAAAAGAGAAAAATATAATGCGGTTATAGACCATGTGACCGATCTTTCCAATGCGGGAAGACCGGTACTAATTGGTACAACTTCAGTTGAAATTTCGGAATTATTAAGCCGTATGCTGAAATTAAGAAATGTACCGCATAATGTTCTTAACGCGAAACTTCATAAAAAAGAGGCCGATATTGTTGCTGAGGCTGGTAAATCTGGAATCGTGACCATCGCCACCAACATGGCGGGTCGTGGTACCGATATTAAGCTTAGTAAAGAAGTGAAAGAAGCAGGTGGTCTGGCTATCGTAGGTACAGAACGCCATGACTCCAGACGTGTAGACCGCCAGTTAAGAGGTCGTGCTGGTCGTCAGGGTGACCCGGGAAGCTCTCAGTTCTATGTTTCCCTGGAAGACAACCTGATGCGTCTGTTCGGCTCTGAAAGGATCGCTAAACTTATGGACCGTATGGGTCTGGAAGAAGGTGAAGTAATTCAGCACTCCATGATTTCCAAGTCTATCGAAAGAGCACAGAAGAAAGTAGAGGAAAATAACTTCGGGGTTCGTAAGAGATTACTGGAGTATGATGACGTGATGAATTCTCAACGTGAAGTTATTTACAAACGTCGTTACCATGCTCTGTTTGGAGAAAGGTTAAGAGTGGATCTTGCGAATATGATCTTTGACATTTCTGAATCTATCGCAGAGATCAATAAGGGTGCTGAGGATTTCAAAAACTTTGAATTCGAACTGATCAGGAACTTCTCCATGAGCTCTCCTGTGACCGAAGAAGAATTCAAAAAAATGAATGCTCAGAAGCTTGCCGGTGAGGTTTACAAAGCGGCGTATAAGCATTATGATGAGAAAATGGCTCATAACGCTGAACGCGCATTCCCTGTGATCAAACAGGTTCATGAGGACGAAAGAAATAATTTCGAGAGAATATCAGTTCCGTTCACCGATGGGAACAAAACTTTGCAGGTGGTAACAAACCTTGAAAAGGCATACGAAACAGAAGGTAAACAACTGATCAAAGATTTCGAAAAGAATATTACCCTTGCTATTATTGACGACGCCTGGAAAACTCACCTTCGTAAAATGGACGAGTTGAAACAGAGTGTTCAGTTAGCAGTACACGAACAAAAAGATCCTTTATTGATCTATAAGTTCGAGGCTTTTGAACTATTCAAAGCTATGCTGGAGAACGTTAACCGTGATGTAATGTCCTTCCTTTTCAAAGGAGAAATTCCATCTACCGGAGCACCGAACATCCACGAGGCACGTCAAACCAGGCAAAAGGAAAAGATCGAAACTAAAAAAGAGGATATTCCTAATCTTGATGAAAGGGCTGCGCAAAGCAGAGCAGCAGGAAATACTCAGCGTCAACAACCTGAGGTGACTGAAACTATCGTTAGAGACCGACCTAAAATTGGTAGAAATGATAAGGTTTCCATCAAGAATGTTATGAGTGGTGAGACTAAAAATATGAAATTCAAGCAGGCTATTCCGTTACTGGACAAAGGTGATTGGGTGCTTGTAGATGAATAG
- a CDS encoding cob(I)yrinic acid a,c-diamide adenosyltransferase: MKIYTKTGDKGTTALFGGTRVPKHHIRIESYGTVDELNSHIGLLKDQDTDQKTKDFLTEIQDRLFTIGAILATDPEKEKLKNGKDRLNIPKISDADIEKLEKGIDEMNEELPPMTHFILPGGHQSVSFCHIARCVCRRAERLSSALYDIEAFDDKVLMYLNRLSDYLFVLARKLSKQLQAEEIQWIPKKS, translated from the coding sequence ATGAAGATTTACACTAAAACAGGTGATAAAGGTACTACCGCATTATTTGGTGGAACCCGCGTCCCTAAACATCATATAAGAATAGAAAGCTATGGTACGGTAGATGAGCTCAATTCCCATATTGGCTTGTTAAAAGACCAGGATACAGATCAGAAAACAAAAGATTTTCTAACCGAAATCCAGGATCGTCTTTTTACCATAGGTGCTATTCTTGCTACAGATCCTGAAAAAGAAAAATTAAAGAACGGTAAAGACAGACTCAATATTCCTAAAATATCTGACGCTGATATTGAAAAACTGGAAAAAGGGATAGATGAGATGAACGAAGAACTTCCTCCCATGACACATTTCATTTTACCTGGGGGCCATCAAAGCGTGTCATTCTGTCACATAGCCCGCTGTGTATGCCGCCGTGCTGAAAGACTTTCCAGCGCTTTGTATGACATAGAGGCCTTTGATGATAAGGTTCTTATGTACCTTAATAGACTTTCAGACTATCTGTTTGTGCTGGCACGGAAGTTGTCTAAACAACTACAAGCTGAAGAAATACAATGGATCCCAAAAAAATCCTAA